The following coding sequences are from one Nicotiana tomentosiformis chromosome 3, ASM39032v3, whole genome shotgun sequence window:
- the LOC104118188 gene encoding NAC transcription factor 29-like yields the protein MEIWSFLGLAGYYRRFVEGFLSIAWPLNKLTQKGAPFRWSSECEESFQKLKTALATTPVLVLPSASGSYAVYYYASWIGIGCVLMQEGRVIAYVSRQLKPHEKKYPVHYLELAATQEKETTIYSTSRLPIRRGCIMGVRFHPTEAELINFLKRFLKGEPLPSECPNFQLADIYGDQPPWEIFGASDHPEEKVCYFFTRLKKQKSEHTRVRRTCANGTWKGQTGIDPIKNGKGTVVGFRRCFKFQTSRSKEGEHNKIWLMKEYSVGDDFFRKNNIPKEDIAVCRIKKNIRGEKNHGVTMEEQDVAKIIEAMLHEPDEDYCITVQPAPICHAEHQVMDETQKMNEHNNSSYINDCSNYQEEINWADDVLLDIDDFVDIICC from the exons atggagatttggagttttctcggtttggctggttattaccgtcgttttgtggagggtttcttatCTATTGCATGGCCCTTGAataaattaacccaaaagggtgctcctttcaggtggtcgagtgagtgtgaggagagcttccagaagctcaagactgctttggcCACGACTCCAGTTCttgttctaccatcagcttctggttcttacgcAGTGTATTATTATGCCTCgtggatcggtattgggtgtgttctgatgcaggagggtagagtgattgcttatgtttcgcgccagttgaagcctcatgagaagaaatATCCTGTCCActaccttgagttagcagctact CAAGAAAAAGAGACGACCATATATTCCACGTCGAGGTTACCTATACGCCGTGGGTGTATCATGGGTGTTCGGTTTCACCCAACTGAAGCAGAGTTGATCAACTTTCTGAAAAGGTTCCTAAAGGGCGAGCCTTTGCCGAGTGAATGCCCTAATTTCCAACTTGCCGATATCTATGGAGACCAACCACCATGGGAGATATTTGGAGCTTCTGATCATCCCGAAGAGAAGGTTTGCTATTTTTTTACTCGGTTGAAGAAGCAGAAGAGCGAACATACAAGGGTACGTCGAACTTGCGCCAACGGGACATGGAAAGGCCAAACAGGTATTGATCCTATCAAGAATGGTAAGGGAACTGTGGTTGGGTTTAGAAGATGTTTCAAGTTTCAAACTAGTCGTAGTAAAGAAGGAGAGCACAATAAAATTTGGCTGATGAAAGAATATTCAGTCGGGGATgatttttttagaaaaaataatattCCTAAAGAGGATATTGCTGTGTGCCGAATCAAGAAGAATATAAGAGGTGAGAAAAATCATGGGGTAACTATGGAGGAACAAGATGTTGCCAAAATAATCGAAGCTATGTTGCATGAACCTGATGAAGATTACTGCATAACAGTACAACCAGCACCAATTTGTCACGCCGAACATCAAGTCATGGACGAGACTCAGAAGATGAACGAACATAATAATAGCAGCTATATTAATGACTGCTCCAACTACCAAGAAGAGATCAATTGGGCTGATGATGTGCTCCTAGATATTGACGATTTTGTTGATATAATCTGCTGTTGA